In the Silvanigrella aquatica genome, ACAGGAAATGACAGGTACATATAATGCTATTCATGAAAAATTTCCATTTGCTCAAGAGCCTTATTTAGTGGCGTCACTTATTGCCATAGATGAAAAGGATTGGAATGAAGCAATTAGAGTATTAGCTCAGCTAATAAAAGACAATCCAAATAATTCAAATGCTATATTAGCTATGGCTCAATGTTATGTAGAAGTGGAAGAATATGTCAAAGCTATAAGTTTGCTTACTTTAAAAAGTGACTTATTTTTAGATACGGATTACGATTTTCATTATTTGATGGGATCAACTCTAAAGAAAGTGATAGAGAAGGAATTTGATGCAGAATTGCAAAAAATTGCATTGAATCATTTAGAAAAGAGCTATCATATTTTAAGTCGTTTAGGCTTTTCTTTGCAAGGTATTAATGCGGAATTAAATTCATTGCGTGATTTATATAATATAACTTCACAAACTGATATGAATCTTATGAATATGCATCCAGAAAATGTTATTGAGTCTGAAAATTTGTACCAAGAAAGAAAAGCAGGATAAATTAGTAAGAGTTAATTAATTTTCTGTATTCATTTGTATTTAAAAAACGCGCTGCTTCATTATCTATCATTTTAATTATTTTATCATCAATTTTTTTGTTGTAAATAGCATATAATTCCATTTTTTTCAGGGGTTTTCCAATTCGAATGATTCTGTCAAAGTTAGATATTTTTTGCTTTTTATATTCTTTCATTTGATTTTCATTTGTAACAAATAAACTGGCGTCATTATTTATGACAGCTAATAAGCAAGATTTTTCGTCAAATTGACTCATTTTTTTAAGTTCGTTTTTATTAATCATATTTAAAAAAACGTCTTCAATATAATAGCCTACTGCTCCACAGTAAGTCCCATTTCTAAAATCATATGCGTTTTTAGTATTGCGATAATTTGAGTTTGAATAAATATATATATCAGAACTGGTTAGACTTATTTTGGAGTATTTGACCTCAGACGCCCTTTCTTTGGTGGGTGCATAAGGAAAGGAAACATCAAATTTTTCATGTTTAAGCATTTCATACCCTCTTGCCCACGGAAGAAATTCAATGGTATAAGGAATTTTAATTTTTTTTAAAATTGTGGTGTAAATGGAGGTAAACAGACCTCCATTTTTTAATTTTTCATCTGTGTAAGGTAAAAAATCATTTCCTGTGACAATTTTGAGCGGTTCAATACCGAAAATTTTTTGATATGAAATTAATAAAATAACAAATAAAATACATTTTTGGTATTTTTTAAAAAAAGTCATAGCTACTCCAGTTAAAAATTTATTTTTATTATTATAATTGTTAAATTGAAGAATTGCTATATTTAGTCAGAAAATTGAAATGATTTATTTATAAAATATCAATTAATGACTAAATTGAAAGGGTCTTATATTTGCTTTCAGTTTTTTACGTTCCGAAAGGAGATACTCTGAAAGCCTTTCATTGAATTTAATATCTTGTAATTTGGATTTCCAGTGACCAAAGTTCTTTAATAAGTCGCTGTCTTCGCTAAACGTCGCACCTAGATATTGAAAATAAAAAACAGAGCTTCCTAAAATAAAAGGACCAACCACTTGATTCATGCTCAGATTGGATATTTTTTCGCGAATGGGTGCGGGCAATTCTGCAACGGGGCGTGGAGGTAGAATACCTTCCGTTTGTGTCGCGTCAGAGGCCATAGAATATTCTTTTACAAGTTTAATAAAGCTTTCCCCGTCCTCAATTTTTTTAGATATTATTTTGATGAGTTCAGAGTTCAAAGGGTCGGTTTGTTCATTTTCAGGAATTTTAATGAGAAGACTTCTGAGTTTTACAGAACTGACTTGTTTAATGCTGCCTGTTTGCTGCAGATAAAAACTTTTTACTTCGTCATCACTGACGCTTACAAGAGAGCTGATCACGCGCCCAATAAGTTCTTGCTTCAGAACTTCATTTTTGAATTCCTGACGATATTCTTTCATTGATTTACCGCTTTTTGCAAGCTGGTTTTGTAATTCCTCTTCTGAAAATCCACGTTGTTTTAAGAAATTATCAATCTGTTTTGAGAGATCATCTTCACTGACATCAAGGCCGAGTTCAATGGCTTTAACTTGTAATACTTTTTGATTGATAATCGATTCCATGATTTGGCTTGCTTGTTGAGGAACGAGATTTCCGCCATAAAGTCTTCCATTTGGTGAAAGTCTTGTTTGTCCATTTGTAGAAATAAAAATGGCCTGTTGTAAGTCACTTAATAGAATGACTTGATCGGCGATTGTGGCAAGCACTCCGTCTAATGTGTTTGCATCAAACGGCGTTGTGGGGGCGAGAGAGGTTATTATTTGCGAAGAATTGGGGTGAATATCATTCTTTTTTGATGTTGTGCATGCTGAAAACAGGGAAAAAGAGCATACAATAGCCGTAAAAATTTCAATCTTTTTAATGTTCATCGATAACTCCGAAATAATATCCTACTTCAACAGGAACCAGGAATAACTCCGAATTTTATTTAAACCATTACTTACAGAAATGCAAAGGAACTTAATATTGTTCTAAAAAGGTGCTATTAATGCTTAATATTATTTTAAAAAGTCCTTTTAAAATAACTATTTATATGGATATTTAACAATATTAAAAAATAACTCCGATAAATTAATGTAGGAGTTATTTATGAGAGTTAATGTTTTTTCGCCTCTATCATATACGTGGGAAAGATTTGCGGAGCTTCAGCACCAGTATGCTATGGCAAGACGTAGAAGAGATGATAGACATTTTGATAAACTTGTCGAGACTAGAGAACACGATAGAATTAATGAATATATGGTAAATAAAGATATCATGTATAGAAAAGCTTTAGACAAAAAAATTAAAGATAAAATGGCTTTTAAAGAAGTTTTAAAAAAGGCTCATGAAAAAGAATTAAACAGAATAAGCTTTGAAAGAGACTATTTAGATAATTTATTTTTAATAGGATTAAAAATAAAAGAACATGTTAAGTATTTAAATTACCTTAGAAAAGCCTCTTTTGATAAATATTTATTAGAGCTCGAAACTGAAAGGGCGCTGCATTATAAAAATGACTTATTATACAAACATGAGTTCAAAAAAATAGATAGAAAAAGAAGAAATAATGAGAAAATCTAAAGAATAGATGTATTAAATAATCCTTCTAGCTCTGTAAAATCAACCCATTCTCCTTCACCTTTTTTGTTATGCAACCAGTATGAAAATAACTCCATGTCGGAACAAATATCATCTGTAAAAACAATAGGTGCAAGTGGGGAGATAATTTCTTCAATATAGTTTTCAAAAAGTCGTGTAAAGTAACGGGAGCTTTTTAATCTTTCGCTTTGCTCAAAAGGCAATCGAGTCTTTTTAACAACTCTTCCTCTAGCAACAATGGCGATATCAAACTCTTTAAAATCATTATTTGATATTAAGCAAAGCCCTGATTTGGGAATTTGTTTTTGGAAGTTAATGCCAATTGATTCTGTAATATGCTTGATTTCTCTTAAAAGATTTAAGCTTCTTAACCATTTTGAAAAGTTTTTAATTGCTTTAATTTTTTTATTTGATTTTTCTAAGCTTATTATTTCATCATTAATGTTTCCATTTAATAAGGATATAATAACGCGTAAATGAGCAAAACGCTCTTGCATAGTAAAAGTATTATGCTCAAAAGGAAAATGAGTTACAATCTCCTGAATTTCATTTAAGGCACTTTTTGGCTGTAAAAAAGGTCCAAAACAGTAACCGACTCCCTCTTTTAAGTGACCTATTCGAATACAGGTAGTCATATCATCGTCACGGCGTCGTGAAATTTTAAATTTCTCAGAACGTGAAATATTATTTATGCGTCTCGTTCTTGTAATTGGAATAACGGTATCATCCTGCTCACCAAAGGTAACGTAGAGGTTAGAGTTTTCTTTATTTTCACTTATATATGTGTCATCTTCTTCTGACTCTAAAAGATGAAGTTCGCCATGCTGTGGAATAAAAAAAGGAACTTTTTCGGGAAAAGCACGTGCATAGTCGAGCATGTCATCAGGAATAAATATTTGTAAAAAATTTTCACTGCGACTTTGACTTTTACGGGGATCAATGGAAAGAGAAATTCTTTTTAATTCTCTTTTTTCTTGCATTAAGGCATCGAGTAAACTGCTGCAGCGTTCAAATTTAAAGCCTGAAGCATCGACAATAATGCGATTCATTTCTCTATCCATGCCAATTTCTGTTAACTGCTGTAAAGATTTTCTTATACTTGGTGTTGCTGTTAAATATGAAATTTCATGGTGTGAATTTAATACAAATAATAGCCCGGGAGTGCCAGGAAAATTATCAACAACTGCAGGATTTATTCCCGGTCCTAATTTTCGAATGGTTTCTGCATCAGATTGCAGTTTTAAAATATCATCGCATGTTTTAATGCCATTTTTTTCACAAACATCCAAAATTTTCCAAAAAATATGAGTTGTCATTTCCGCATCAGCAAGAGCGTTATGTGCGTCAATAACAGGAATATCAAAAAATTCTGCAACTCCTGATAATGTTTTAGAAGGCGTCTCAGGAAGAATATTTGAAACTAATAAATGAGTACAAAAAAAGAAATTTTTAAAATCTTCGTTTTTAAATTCTTTCATATGGTGCGATAAATAAGCAATATCGCCTTGTGCGCCATGTGCAACCAAAATAGAATTGCCAATAAATTTCATGAATTCATCGAAAACTTCTTGAATCGTTGGCGCATTCACTACCATTTCATTATTGATCTTGGTAATTTTTTGCACAACGCTAGGTATATGTCTCTGTGGATTGACTAAAGTCTCAAAGCGGCTCACTTCTTTGCCATTTGTATATTTAATGGCACCAATCTCAATAATAGAGCTGTTTTGTGGGTTGCCCCCGGTTGTTTCTAAATCAAAAAAAACAATGTCCATTTGTGATGGTAAAAGATTGAGCCATTGTGGACGATTGGGATTTGCCATCATTTCTGAAGGAAGTGATGGTTCTTTACGTAGTGTCTTATATGCAGGCTTAAAGGAACGGTTGTTCTTATTTTGAAATGTCATTTGGTATCATTCCAGAGAATTAAAAGAATGGGAATCGCTTTCAAAAGCATGACGTAGCCCAAACCCTATTCTCTCCCATAATATCACTTGTCCGTCAATAACGCATTTAGCTCACTGATGTTAATGGTTTGGTACTCTGCCGCGAGAAAACTGTTTTTAAAAACGGACTGTGCTTCTTGTAAAATTTTTGTTTCTAAGTACTCATCTGAGCTTTCCGGTTCATGATGAAATATGGCGTAATATTTTACCTCGCCATTTTTGGCGATAGTTGCTCCCGCTTTGGCTGTAGAATGTCCCCAGCCAATATAATTTTTGTAATTGCTGTCTGAGTATGTGGAATCATAAATAAACAAGTCACAACCTCTTATGAACTTTTCAAGTTCAACATCTTTATGAGTGCCATGTTCATGATCGGTTGCATAAACGATGTTACTTTTGCCATCGGGGCTCCAAATTTTGTAGGCAAGGGCTTCTTGGGGGTGGTTTAAAGATTGAATTTCTATTTTAATATTTTCTATTTGTATGATTTTTAAAGAGTTTAATTCATGAAAAAATATGTTTTTTAAAGCAGGGAGTTGGAAAAATTCTATTGGAAAAAAAGGGGCGCTAAAAAATTTTTGCAATATTTCTTTTAAAGAATTCCCAAATTTAGCCTGCCCATAAATGTGAATTTCACAATCTTGTCTAAAAAAAGGGATGAATTTTGTAAGACCTATGATATGGTCATAGTGCATATGCGTTAAAAAAAGGTGAAAAATCCTGTCTCCGCGTAATAGTGCGTTCTCGGCACATTGTATAATTCCCGTGCCGGCATCTAATATAATTGAATTATTTTTTTCAGAAGCGATAGCAAGGACTTCAACACACGAGGTATTTCCTCCGTATTTTAGCATGTTTTCATTAGGAATAGGAATGGTTCCTCGGACACCCCAAAAAGTAACAAATTGTTCGATTTTAGAAGCTCCTTCAATTATTGACTTATTTTGTTTTTTTTGAGATTTGACCCTATTCGGGACTGGGACCACAAATTCTCCTTCCGCAATCCAATATTACATGCTAGGGCAGACTGTTTGAAGTTGGTACCTAGGCTTTCCGTCCTTCTGTACAGATGTGATATCCGCTTTATATTTGAATACTCTCAATATAAGACTGCCTGTTTCTAGGTATTTAGGTCAAGGAGTTGGTTAAAAATGTTTATACTTCGCATGCCAAAAAATTTATCTCAAAATATGCCCGAAGTGAGTCCGACCCCTAAAAGGGAAGAACTTTCTTCAGGAAATCATATTCCTTGGAAGCCCTCAACGGAGACGGCTTTGGCTCCTGCGCTTTTGGATATAGACTGGCTTACAGCACAGCCTTTATTGCCATTTTTAGCCCAAGTAGCGCCCGCCCATCTGCTTTATCGAAGCATTATGTCTCATGGCATGGAAGACTCCATAGAGGTGATTGAATGGGTTCGCGGAGAGCAACTGCAGAAAATATTTGATTTTGACATTTGGGAGCATTCATTTGAACTGCAAACAAATGATATTTCAACAAATAAATTTCTTTCTTGGCTGCGTATTTGGATGGAAATAGGTGCTGACTTTGCCGTTCATCGCATGATTGAATTGGAAGAAGAAACCATCGTCTTAATTTTTTCAAAATTATTTGAAATTATTCCTGAGGGAGTATCTCAAGTCACTGAAGATATGACAGAAAACTGGTGGAAAACAGCAGATAATAAATTTTATTTAAGAATGCGCGATGAAAATGAAGAAGCCTTTGAGCTTTTAAAGCCCTTTGTCGATGCTCTTTATCAAAATAATGTCCGCATTGCAGCCTCTGTTTTTGCGCATGCCGCTATGCTCGTGCGTCAAGAGTCTCTCGATTTTGGTGTGCGCTGGAAAGCAGCGCGTTTAGCAGATCAGGGCTTTGTCTCTAGAGAAGATGCCTTAAAAATACTGGCTCCGAAAAAAATTGAGTCCTTAGTTAAATCCATAAAGGAAGCAAAGGAATTAGAGGAGAAACGGAGAGAAGCATATGAAAAATATCCTTCTAAGCAAACCGCTGCTATTTCTCAAAGTGATACAAATAATCCCGATTTATTTGATAATATCGTGCATTTTTTAAGCTCTTTAGAACCAGAAGAAGGTGTGCGCTATATGCAGCTTGCTTTAGGTAGTGAGAAATTAAAGCAAATTACAGGTTCGCAAAATATTGATCCTTCTTATTTTTATGAAGATGAAGACTTTATTTCTGAGTCTGCAGAAAATATTATTCAACTCTGCAATAATTTATTAATGCGTACTGAATTAGTAAACACAAGAAAAATAAATAAACAAAATCTTCTTATTGAGCAAGCATTTTGCGAACTGGCTCAAACAAATTTAACAGAAGCAGTTTACTTAAAAGACCGGGTGGCCAGATTATCTAATGTCTTTGTTTCAGGAATAATGAATTCGATTGATAATGATTCTTTAGCGCGTTCCCTTTCTGTGGTTCGTGGTATATTAAATATAGGATTGGAAATTTGTTTATTAAGTCCTCATGAATACGGCTTGAATTTAGAAGCAAAAGTTGATGAAGTTGAGCAAGCTGTTTTATGTATTCAGCAACTAGGACCAGAATATTTATTTCAACTAGGATGGAACATTTTAATTTCTTTACAGCTGGACTTAGCAAAAGAGATTGTAAAACTTGATTTAAATCATCCTAATTATAAAAACAAATTAAAGTCGATGCGCAAAATAAACTTGAGCGATGCTTCTTCTTTAACGATCTCTTTGGATAAACTTGTTGAAAATCAAAGATATCCTGATATGAGTGCCTGGCTCAGTTCCGTGGAATCGGAGCTTCCTACGGCATTATTCTTGGTACTTGAATCATTGTTTGGTAGGGTTCCCATGTGTTCAGAGCTTCTTTTCGATGAAAAAATAAGTGGAGCGATGAAAGTTACGACAACTTTTAAACCTTTTGAGACTCTTAATGAAATAGAGAAAGCAAAAGCTTTTATTCATAATTTTCATTATAACTTATTGGTAGAGTAAATTAATATATGCAAAAATTGACATACATTTCTATTGAAAAAGTAGATCCTATTTGGACACAAGATGAACTTTTGAATATTCAAAAGATTTTACTTAAAAAGCATATGGTTTATCTTGATAATGAAACATTTGAAATTGAAGCAGGCGTAACACAAACGCAAATTCAAATTCGTGTTTCTTTATTAAGAAATGATAAAAGCTTATATTATCCTATTGAATGTGTTTTTGTAAAAGAAACAACAGAAAAAATAAAAGAGTCTGAAATTGCCGTAACAATCATGGATTATCTTGATTTATATTGGTCTAGTTATTTCTTAGAAGAAAGAAATATATTTATTCCTCTCGATTGGAGTAAACACGAATTTGAGGGCATTTCTTTTTATATAAGAGGATTTGTTCGAAATCTTCAATTAGAGGCTTCAGCCGATGATTTTTTACAAAAACATGGACATGGTGAATACGATATTCAATCTATTTCTTCAGAGACTTAGCACATGAAAAAAAGAGTTTTAGTAGCCATGTCAGGTGGTGTCGATAGTTCCGTTGCTGCGGCTCTGCTCGTGGAACAGGGCTATGAAGTCATAGGTGTGACAATGCAATTATGGGATTATTCACAAAATGAATCCAGTTGCGATCCCAATAGTAAGTTTGACACTTGTTGTAGCCTTGATGATGTTGCCGATGCTAGGCTTGTTGCACATAAATTAGGAATTCCATTTTACGTCTTTGATTACCAAGACGATTTTAAAGAAAATGTGGTCGATTATTTTACCGATGAATATTTAAAAGGGCGTACGCCAAATCCTTGTGTTGCATGTAATACATTTTTAAAATTTGATCATCTTCTCGATCGTGCGCAAAGACTTGGTTGTGATTTTGTTGCTACGGGGCACTACGCTCAAATTCATTTTAATGAAATTTACGGGCATTATAAATTGTTAAAAGGCAATGATTCACAAAAAGATCAAAGTTACTTTTTATACTCACTTACTCAAGAACGCCTTGAAAAAGTTTTATTTCCGGTGGGTAATTTATCAAAACCAGAGGTGCGTGTTATCGCAGAAAAGTATGGTTTGGTGAATGCGGCAAAAAAAGAAAGTATGGAAATCTGTTTTATTCCAAATAACGATTATGCAAAATTCATTTCTAATCGTGTTCAAGACTCCGATCTTATTAAAGGAGACATTCGACATGAAGAAGGACAATTGCTAGGAGTGCATGATGGTATTCATCAGTTTACTGTTGGGCAAAGGAAAGGATTAAAAGTTTCTTTTGCAAATCCCTTATATGTAACTCGTATTGATTCTGAAACAGGGACAGTGTTCGCTGGTGAAGAAAAGTATCTGTATCGCTCTGGATTTTCCTTTAAAAAGTTTCATATGGTGCGAGATTTTGGAAACGACATCGATTTTGAAGTTAAAATTCGCTACCGCTCCGCTCCATGTCAAGCAACTTTAGAAAAAAATGGGGATTTTGTATCTTTAAGGTTTAAAACGCCTCAAAAATCTGTAACACCAGGACAAATAGCCGTTTTATATTGTGATAATGAAGTTGTCGGGGGTGGATTTATTGATAAGGTCTTCCTCTAATGTTGGAAAAACGACTCACACTTTTGAGAACTCAATTTCGAGATTTAAACTTTGCTAAATTAAGTCGCGTATTTCCGCAAATTGAAGCAAATATTGATAAACTTGGTGAAATTCAAGAACATAGATATCTCGATAAAAAATTAGCAGCTATTTCTTTAGTCCATCGTTCTTCATTAGTTTATTGGCCTACAGATAAATCAGGTATTTATTCTAATGAAAGACTCGAGTTTTTAGGTGACGCATTTTTAAGTTTCTTCATCGCCTCAGAGGCTATGATTGAGCATAAAACATTGCAAGAAGGTGATTTATCCCGTTTACGCGCTGCTTTGGTGGGTACCGAAAATTTAGCTTTAAAAAGTAGGGATTTGGGTATAGGAGACTGTTTGCTTGTAGGTAAAGCAGAAATGAATTCAAATCCTCAAAGACGCGACAACGTGTTGGCCGATGCTTTTGAGGCTGTTACCGCAGCTTTGCTTCTTGACGCCGGCGAAGAAAAAGCACATATGTGGCTGCTCAAAGTTTTTTCAGATGATCTGAAAACGGGTCAAGATATACTTTTAAAATTTGATTCGAAAAGTAAGCTTCAGCAGTGGACGCAAGGAATTATTGGAGTTCCCCCTGTTTACAGGACAATTGGGACTGAAGGCACTCCGCAGGAAACATTTTTTATTGTTGCCGCTTTTATAGGAAATACGGAAATTGGCAGAGCTTCTGCCGCCAGCAAACGAGAAGCTAGTAAAAAAGTAGCTGAACTCATAGTAGAAAAAATAGAATCAGGAAAGTTAACAAAAGATATGATAATTAGTTTTTTTGGAAGGGAAAAATGATAAAAAAATGCGGATATGTGGCTCTACTCGGTAGGCCAAATGCAGGTAAAAGTACCTTTCTAAATGCCGTATTAGGCACAAAGCTGGCTGTTGTCAGCAATAAACCACAAACAACTCGAAATAAAATATTAGGCGTCTTTACGGAAGCGGATAGCCAAGCTCTTTTATTGGACACTCCTGGGATACATAAAACTCAGGGATTGCCAAAAATGAACCAAGTTATGAATAAAGTTGCTTGGAGTGTGCTGAGTGATGCTGATTTAGTTTGTTATTTAATTGATGTCACTCAAGGCTGGTCAAATGAGGATGCTCTTTGGCTAGAATCGATTTTAAAAAAGTTCGAGAATAAGCTTCTCCTCCTTGCAACTAAGACAGATAAGGTTAAGATAGAGGAAGTAGAGCAAGGAAGGCTAAATATATTAAATCGATTCCAAGACCTTTTTGAAGGAATTAAGGCGTCGGGTGAGTTAAAATGTCAACTTATTGGAGATCAGCCCCAGCTTATTTCCTCTAAAAGGCCTGAAGAAATCACTTCAATAAGACAATTTATTTTATCCCAAATGCCTCAAGGTGAGTGGCTGTATGGTGAAGATGATCTCACTGACAGACCACAACGCTTTGTTTGTGCGGAAATTATCCGTGAACAAATATTCCGTCAGCTTGGTCAGGAATTGCCATACAAAATAGCTGTTGTTATTGATTTATTTGAGCATAAAAATAATGTAACAAATATTTCGGCAACGGTTATTGTCGATCGTGATTCCCAAAAAGGAATTGTTATCGGAAAACGAGGTTCTCGCTTAAAAAGCATTGGGACTGAGGCAAGAATTTCACTCGAAAAACATCTTGATAAAAAAGTGTTTTTAGAGCTTTTTGTTAAAGTAAAGCCCGGATGGACCGAAAATATAAATATGCTTTCAGAATTTGCTGATTTGCAAGAACCTAGTGATTCAAAATAATTATTTTTCAATAATGTTCACTAGCATAATAGGCAAGTTTTTCCTTGCAAGTTACGTTTGAGATACTTGTTTTGTGGAATTTATTATGGGATTATAATAGAAGTGAGACACTCTCTCCTTCTTTACGTCCAAGTTTCTATTTAATTGCATAGGATTTTTTATATTGAGAATCTGCCTGTAAAACTAATTTATTAAATATTGTTTATTATTGTTACTTTATATTGGAGTATCGTCGTGATTTATTTTCACTCTCGTAGGTCTATTTCTTTGTCACTTTTTGAAGAGTCTTCTAAAAATGCGACTGCGGAAGGCACGCCTGTGAAACGAGGAAGGGGGCGTCCCCCAAAATTAAAAGCTGTTGTGTCCGAAATTTCAGATAAAAATGAATTTATTCCAGCGTCTGTTTCCTCTGAAATAGAATCTCATCATGACCCTATTAAAGAAGTGGAGAATGTTGTGTCATTAACCTCTGTAGATGAAGAAGCAATCGTAGATGAAAATGAAAGCAATTCTGAATTAAATTGGGATTCTGCTCCCGAACAAGCATTCGAAACAGAAGAACAAACTCAACAATTTGCTGAAAATTATGAAGAAGAATATGTTGAAGAAGAGGAACATCACTCTTCTGAAGTGAGAGATTTTTCACAAAATAATGTGGCCTTAAGCTTTTCTTGGTCACTTATGAATCAACTACGGCAGATGTCTAAGATGGAAGGTATTGCCGTTGAAGATTTATTAGTTGAACTTGTTGCCGAAGGTGTTGCGAAACGTGTGTTTGAAGATCAAATGCGCCCTGCTCCAAGTCACTTGATGACCAGAACAGGTTATGTGCATTCTGATGGTACACAAGCTGCTCCGCAACCCCACTTAAGTCATCATATGATGAACAACAATAGGCAACAACCCAATAATCTTCAAAATAGAAATAGATTTGGATTTCAACAAAGAAATAATACGACACAGCATCCACAGCAGATGATGAATCGTAACTCTGTGAACAATAGAAATTATCAACAACATAATAGCAATAATCCAAGACAAACAAATAATAATAATAATCAAAATGGATTTCGAAACCAATATAATAATAACGTGAATAATAATAACAATAATAACAATAATAATAATACGCAGCAGCAACGTTTTAATTCACGGCCTAATTATCAAAACTCACAAAGGTTTTATGAAGATCAATCTTCAAATTCACAGCAAACGGGTAATAATTACAGACAACAACGAGATACCAATAAACGTTAAATAATATGTCAAAGAAAATAGCTATTACTGGTGGCATTGGATCTGGGAAATCATCTCTCGCCAAAATTCTTGCTCAAAAGGGTTACTGTGTTTGGGATGCAGATGTTTTTTCTAGAGAAGTTTTATTTTTCCCAGAAGTTCAAGCTAGAATAAAAGCAATTTTTGGGAACTCAGTATTTATTGGCGATGGTCAATTAAATCGTGAATTAGTAAGGTCTCAAATTTTTGCAAATGCGAAATTAAAAAAATCGCTTGAAAAAATTATTCATCCGGCAATTCACGATCTTTTTAATTCAAAATATAGAGAACTGCTTAAAGTAGCGTCTACAGCTTGGGTTTTTTATGAAGCTTCTTTAATACTTGAAAAAGGAAGAAAATCTTTTTTTGATTTTTGTGTTGTCGTTGTTGCAGATGAGAATGTGAAACTCAGGCGCTTAAGTGAAAAGAGAAATTTGCCAGAAGCCGAAGCGAGAAAAATTATGGCTACGCAAATGTCTGACAGTGAAAAAATTTCCCATGCGGATTATGTTATTGATAATTCAGCTTCTCTTGATTTACTTGAAAAAAGTGCAGAAAAATTGATTCTTTATTTAAGTGAAAAATTTTCTTCCCCATAAAACATTGACACATACAATATGTAACTGTGACTTCAATATTGTCATGCATTTTTGTATCCTTTTTATAAGAATTTAATTTTTTTAAAAGGATTTTTAAAAATGTTTGAAGTTTCTTGTGCCGCCTGCCAAGCTTCATTTGAATATAGCCCTGA is a window encoding:
- a CDS encoding DUF6178 family protein, encoding MFILRMPKNLSQNMPEVSPTPKREELSSGNHIPWKPSTETALAPALLDIDWLTAQPLLPFLAQVAPAHLLYRSIMSHGMEDSIEVIEWVRGEQLQKIFDFDIWEHSFELQTNDISTNKFLSWLRIWMEIGADFAVHRMIELEEETIVLIFSKLFEIIPEGVSQVTEDMTENWWKTADNKFYLRMRDENEEAFELLKPFVDALYQNNVRIAASVFAHAAMLVRQESLDFGVRWKAARLADQGFVSREDALKILAPKKIESLVKSIKEAKELEEKRREAYEKYPSKQTAAISQSDTNNPDLFDNIVHFLSSLEPEEGVRYMQLALGSEKLKQITGSQNIDPSYFYEDEDFISESAENIIQLCNNLLMRTELVNTRKINKQNLLIEQAFCELAQTNLTEAVYLKDRVARLSNVFVSGIMNSIDNDSLARSLSVVRGILNIGLEICLLSPHEYGLNLEAKVDEVEQAVLCIQQLGPEYLFQLGWNILISLQLDLAKEIVKLDLNHPNYKNKLKSMRKINLSDASSLTISLDKLVENQRYPDMSAWLSSVESELPTALFLVLESLFGRVPMCSELLFDEKISGAMKVTTTFKPFETLNEIEKAKAFIHNFHYNLLVE
- a CDS encoding SurA N-terminal domain-containing protein, with amino-acid sequence MNIKKIEIFTAIVCSFSLFSACTTSKKNDIHPNSSQIITSLAPTTPFDANTLDGVLATIADQVILLSDLQQAIFISTNGQTRLSPNGRLYGGNLVPQQASQIMESIINQKVLQVKAIELGLDVSEDDLSKQIDNFLKQRGFSEEELQNQLAKSGKSMKEYRQEFKNEVLKQELIGRVISSLVSVSDDEVKSFYLQQTGSIKQVSSVKLRSLLIKIPENEQTDPLNSELIKIISKKIEDGESFIKLVKEYSMASDATQTEGILPPRPVAELPAPIREKISNLSMNQVVGPFILGSSVFYFQYLGATFSEDSDLLKNFGHWKSKLQDIKFNERLSEYLLSERKKLKANIRPFQFSH
- a CDS encoding PolC-type DNA polymerase III — translated: MTFQNKNNRSFKPAYKTLRKEPSLPSEMMANPNRPQWLNLLPSQMDIVFFDLETTGGNPQNSSIIEIGAIKYTNGKEVSRFETLVNPQRHIPSVVQKITKINNEMVVNAPTIQEVFDEFMKFIGNSILVAHGAQGDIAYLSHHMKEFKNEDFKNFFFCTHLLVSNILPETPSKTLSGVAEFFDIPVIDAHNALADAEMTTHIFWKILDVCEKNGIKTCDDILKLQSDAETIRKLGPGINPAVVDNFPGTPGLLFVLNSHHEISYLTATPSIRKSLQQLTEIGMDREMNRIIVDASGFKFERCSSLLDALMQEKRELKRISLSIDPRKSQSRSENFLQIFIPDDMLDYARAFPEKVPFFIPQHGELHLLESEEDDTYISENKENSNLYVTFGEQDDTVIPITRTRRINNISRSEKFKISRRRDDDMTTCIRIGHLKEGVGYCFGPFLQPKSALNEIQEIVTHFPFEHNTFTMQERFAHLRVIISLLNGNINDEIISLEKSNKKIKAIKNFSKWLRSLNLLREIKHITESIGINFQKQIPKSGLCLISNNDFKEFDIAIVARGRVVKKTRLPFEQSERLKSSRYFTRLFENYIEEIISPLAPIVFTDDICSDMELFSYWLHNKKGEGEWVDFTELEGLFNTSIL
- a CDS encoding MBL fold metallo-hydrolase; amino-acid sequence: MVPVPNRVKSQKKQNKSIIEGASKIEQFVTFWGVRGTIPIPNENMLKYGGNTSCVEVLAIASEKNNSIILDAGTGIIQCAENALLRGDRIFHLFLTHMHYDHIIGLTKFIPFFRQDCEIHIYGQAKFGNSLKEILQKFFSAPFFPIEFFQLPALKNIFFHELNSLKIIQIENIKIEIQSLNHPQEALAYKIWSPDGKSNIVYATDHEHGTHKDVELEKFIRGCDLFIYDSTYSDSNYKNYIGWGHSTAKAGATIAKNGEVKYYAIFHHEPESSDEYLETKILQEAQSVFKNSFLAAEYQTINISELNALLTDK
- a CDS encoding substrate-binding periplasmic protein, which produces MTFFKKYQKCILFVILLISYQKIFGIEPLKIVTGNDFLPYTDEKLKNGGLFTSIYTTILKKIKIPYTIEFLPWARGYEMLKHEKFDVSFPYAPTKERASEVKYSKISLTSSDIYIYSNSNYRNTKNAYDFRNGTYCGAVGYYIEDVFLNMINKNELKKMSQFDEKSCLLAVINNDASLFVTNENQMKEYKKQKISNFDRIIRIGKPLKKMELYAIYNKKIDDKIIKMIDNEAARFLNTNEYRKLINSY